In Cherax quadricarinatus isolate ZL_2023a chromosome 15, ASM3850222v1, whole genome shotgun sequence, the following proteins share a genomic window:
- the RpL10Ab gene encoding large ribosomal subunit protein uL1, whose product MTSKVSRETLYECVNAALLGARELKRNFRETVELQIGLKNYDPQKDKRFSGTVKLKHIPKPKMKVCVFGDQMHIDEASENDLPCMSADDLKKLNKDKKLVKKLAKKYDAFIASDALIKQIPRLLGPGLNKAGKFPTMCTHSEKLSEKVDEIKATIKFQMKKVLCLSVAIGHVDMTADELVQNIYLAMNFLVSLLKKHWQNVRSLHIKSTMGKSQRLY is encoded by the exons ATGACCAG TAAGGTGAGCAGAGAGACACTGTACGAGTGTGTGAACGCTGCTCTGCTGGGCGCCAGGGAGCTTAAGAGGAACTTCAGGGAGACCGTAGAGCTGCAGATCGGCCTTAAAAACTACGACCCCCAGAAGGATAAACGTTTTAGTGGCACTGTTAA GTTGAAGCACATTCCCAAGCCAAAGATGAAGGTGTGTGTTTTTGGAGACCAGATGCACATAGATGAAGCAAGTGAAAATGATTTACCATGCATGTCTGCTGATGACCTCAAGAAACTGAACAAGGACAAAAAACTTGTTAAAAAGCTTG CTAAGAAATATGATGCTTTTATTGCATCAGATGCCTTGATTAAGCAGATTCCTCGGTTGTTGGGTCCTGGCCTTAACAAGGCAGGAAAGTTCCCTACCATGTGCACTCACTCTGAAAAACTGAGTGAAAAGGTTGATGAAATAAAGGCAACAATTAAGTTCCAAATGAAaaag GTGTTGTGCTTGTCAGTTGCCATTGGTCATGTGGATATGACTGCCGATGAGCTGGTTCAGAACATATACCTTGCAATGAACTTCCTGGTCTCGCTTCTTAAAAAGCACTGGCAGAATGTGCGCTCCCTTCATATTAAGTCTACGATGGGCAAATCCCAGCGTCTGTACTAA